A section of the Acidobacterium capsulatum ATCC 51196 genome encodes:
- a CDS encoding TonB-dependent receptor, with product MRKKLQLWSVAFVLCLCASWARAQFTSGVQGTVKDPSGAAIPGAAVTLTNTGTGIKANTTSDAKGVYRFVSLAPGNYVVSATRSGFAEAKTAFTLTAGQTGNIPLSLAVGKISTSVTVTTQAPLLDTADSRNQLTLGQTALQNLPLGTLNPTALITLTPGVTGLGAGSATNFNTENHIDASANGRGQNGNMYIVDGLDVTSSIRPGVLNLTPNSDSIAEETIQSNTYTVDYGRASSIQVEMVTKSGTRHYHGYASEYYTYQGLQARGEFGVPQPQKLAPFHTNNMSFGLGGPVIPHRKFFFFGSWEPYLSLSSNGGSLISYEDPAFVNFARNVQPNSPEVQLMTKYPASNATFRKVLSTAGQAFGPENAAADTGCNTPSTDNIPCDTPVFDQGNFNSSSYNNSGQYDLRLDKSFKRDRLYGLFYRDTISEGGPAVRPAFNTTSHYYTFSIQGNETHTFSPTTLNEAFFGYNRIEGIAPSSGLFTVPVVNVNQLGTGWGDGFADGDYIQHSYHWRDVLTKIIGQHTIKVGYEGWHGDDIALFAGAYAQPTLTFSNMIDLINNDPYSEGGLAYNPISGKPAVRNYGYQETTGGVFAEDSWQASSKLTLNYGIRFDDFGNPYVALNGTVLANFHLGSGNTFEQRVANGYMKQQNHVFNHSMNWVFSPRAGFAYDPLGNGKWVVRGGVGLYHDYFTLGNAENGLGSNPPGPVVPTFYNNGSTAAPIFGYGTQNTFPFGFPYPAFKPEKLDAKGGIVGQQISVGGVDGNLSAPDTLNWSLAVAHQMTKNFVATVEYIGSHSSNLVTGGGNTGATSYGNDVNAFSGDLLDHPIFSNSGNYTGTGVQTRLNTSFGSLTYAFNGPRASYEAFVAAVKGRFAGRGFLTASYTHSKSMDDWQNYPVAYPYNQFYAPSPWDVPNRFSLGASYELPGLGLRNAVMRRVAGGWTLAGTAVLQSGEPFTVFTQAPLAISTTATDGTKVTSSNYPAERAAGHLQFAPGSGDFNADGNNSDFPSVVSYKQKHGRRNYEIGRGIFPTCPGGVLPCGDFTLPKVGQEGNETPNQFRNPGYADVDLTLEKTVPVYASVNLEIKLETFNLFNRVNLNGVDANLQDGTFGQTSSTQSARNMLLGAKLTF from the coding sequence GTGCGGAAGAAGCTTCAATTGTGGAGTGTGGCCTTTGTGTTGTGCCTTTGCGCCTCTTGGGCGCGGGCGCAATTTACATCCGGCGTGCAGGGTACGGTCAAAGATCCATCCGGAGCCGCCATCCCCGGCGCGGCGGTGACCCTCACCAACACCGGAACCGGCATCAAGGCAAACACTACATCCGACGCCAAAGGCGTGTACCGGTTCGTGAGTCTTGCTCCCGGCAATTACGTGGTATCTGCGACCAGGTCTGGCTTTGCAGAGGCAAAGACTGCATTCACCCTCACGGCGGGGCAGACGGGCAATATTCCCTTAAGCCTGGCTGTTGGAAAGATATCCACCAGTGTCACCGTAACCACGCAGGCCCCCTTGTTGGATACGGCCGATAGCCGGAATCAACTGACGCTCGGCCAGACCGCCTTGCAGAACCTGCCTCTGGGAACATTGAACCCGACGGCTTTGATTACTCTGACACCCGGCGTAACCGGCCTCGGAGCTGGCTCAGCCACCAACTTCAATACCGAAAACCACATCGACGCGAGTGCCAACGGGCGCGGCCAGAATGGCAACATGTACATCGTCGATGGGTTGGATGTGACAAGTTCGATTCGCCCCGGCGTCCTTAACCTGACTCCGAACTCCGACTCAATTGCGGAAGAGACCATTCAGTCGAATACCTACACCGTGGACTACGGACGCGCGAGCTCGATCCAGGTGGAGATGGTCACAAAGTCCGGCACAAGACACTATCACGGATATGCCAGCGAGTATTACACCTATCAGGGACTGCAGGCCCGTGGCGAATTTGGAGTGCCGCAACCGCAGAAGCTGGCGCCCTTCCACACTAATAACATGTCTTTCGGTCTGGGCGGCCCGGTGATTCCTCACAGAAAGTTCTTCTTCTTCGGCTCCTGGGAGCCATATCTCTCCCTCTCTTCAAACGGAGGATCTCTCATCAGCTATGAAGACCCTGCATTTGTAAACTTCGCCAGGAATGTTCAGCCGAATAGTCCCGAAGTGCAGTTGATGACGAAATATCCGGCAAGCAACGCGACCTTCCGCAAAGTCTTGTCAACGGCAGGCCAGGCCTTCGGACCCGAGAACGCGGCTGCCGATACGGGATGCAACACTCCCAGCACGGACAATATTCCTTGCGATACGCCGGTGTTTGATCAAGGCAACTTCAACTCGTCGAGCTATAACAATTCAGGGCAGTATGATCTGCGCCTTGACAAATCATTTAAGAGAGATAGGCTGTACGGTCTGTTTTATCGGGATACTATCTCGGAAGGCGGCCCGGCCGTCCGTCCGGCCTTCAACACGACAAGCCATTACTACACCTTCTCCATTCAGGGCAATGAGACTCATACCTTCTCTCCAACCACGCTGAATGAAGCGTTCTTTGGCTACAACCGTATCGAAGGGATCGCGCCCTCAAGTGGACTGTTCACAGTTCCAGTGGTGAATGTCAATCAGTTAGGCACGGGATGGGGCGATGGATTTGCTGACGGAGATTACATTCAGCATAGTTATCACTGGAGAGATGTGCTGACAAAGATTATCGGGCAGCACACCATCAAAGTAGGTTATGAAGGCTGGCATGGTGACGACATTGCTCTCTTCGCCGGCGCGTATGCCCAGCCTACACTCACTTTCAGCAACATGATCGACCTCATCAATAACGATCCCTACAGTGAGGGTGGATTGGCCTATAATCCGATCTCCGGAAAGCCCGCTGTTCGCAATTATGGATATCAGGAAACGACCGGTGGGGTCTTCGCTGAGGACTCCTGGCAGGCATCGAGTAAGCTGACCCTCAATTATGGAATCCGATTTGATGACTTTGGAAATCCCTATGTCGCGCTGAATGGAACCGTACTGGCAAACTTTCATCTGGGGTCTGGAAACACCTTTGAGCAAAGAGTTGCAAATGGCTACATGAAGCAACAGAACCATGTTTTCAACCACAGCATGAATTGGGTGTTTAGTCCGCGCGCTGGATTTGCGTATGATCCACTCGGCAATGGAAAGTGGGTGGTGCGTGGCGGCGTCGGTTTATACCACGACTACTTCACGCTGGGTAACGCTGAGAATGGTCTGGGCTCCAATCCTCCTGGGCCGGTTGTGCCAACGTTCTATAACAACGGCTCCACTGCGGCGCCTATCTTTGGCTACGGCACGCAGAACACGTTTCCGTTTGGCTTCCCATATCCGGCATTTAAGCCGGAAAAGCTGGATGCAAAAGGGGGCATCGTTGGTCAGCAGATAAGCGTTGGCGGCGTAGATGGCAATCTCTCCGCACCTGACACGCTGAACTGGTCTCTCGCCGTGGCGCACCAGATGACCAAAAATTTCGTTGCCACCGTCGAGTACATAGGCTCACACTCGTCCAATCTGGTCACGGGCGGCGGTAACACAGGCGCCACATCCTACGGCAACGATGTCAACGCATTCTCCGGAGACCTGCTGGATCATCCCATCTTTTCCAATTCTGGTAATTACACAGGAACAGGCGTGCAGACGCGTCTGAATACCAGCTTTGGATCGTTGACTTATGCGTTCAATGGTCCTCGTGCAAGCTATGAAGCCTTTGTTGCTGCGGTAAAGGGCAGGTTTGCCGGTCGTGGCTTCTTGACCGCTTCTTATACCCATTCCAAGTCGATGGACGATTGGCAAAACTATCCTGTTGCTTATCCCTACAATCAGTTTTATGCGCCCTCTCCGTGGGATGTTCCGAATCGCTTTTCCCTGGGAGCAAGCTACGAGCTGCCCGGCTTGGGGCTCCGCAACGCGGTCATGCGCCGGGTGGCCGGCGGTTGGACTCTGGCCGGAACGGCCGTACTTCAAAGCGGAGAACCCTTCACTGTCTTTACACAAGCGCCCTTGGCGATCAGCACAACGGCAACGGATGGAACAAAGGTCACATCGTCGAACTATCCGGCGGAACGCGCTGCCGGCCACCTGCAGTTCGCACCAGGGTCAGGCGACTTCAACGCCGACGGCAATAACAGTGACTTTCCCTCGGTCGTTTCTTATAAACAGAAACACGGTCGCCGGAACTATGAGATTGGCCGCGGAATATTCCCGACCTGTCCCGGTGGAGTGTTGCCTTGCGGCGACTTTACGCTGCCCAAGGTGGGGCAGGAGGGCAATGAGACCCCCAACCAATTCAGAAACCCCGGCTATGCGGACGTTGATCTGACGCTCGAAAAGACAGTTCCCGTCTATGCAAGTGTGAACCTTGAAATCAAGCTGGAGACCTTCAACCTGTTCAATCGCGTCAACCTTAATGGCGTAGACGCGAATCTGCAGGATGGCACCTTTGGTCAAACCAGCAGCACCCAATCCGCGCGAAATATGCTGTTGGGAGCCAAACTGACATTTTGA
- a CDS encoding tetratricopeptide repeat protein — MVIVKKRREVSSKAGSAVVCLALAWIMVPSHPARAQSAEQGTQQVVQFLQQHEYRQSLSQADQLLTTAPRDCRLLSLRGMALTGLQKSVEAEQSFKQALRNCPNDLLALEGAAQIAYAQRQRQDAVLLLQRILRINPENMTANAMLASIYRSSGKCEKALPYFAASAQMFPQRPQYQQAYAYCLADTAHYAQAAANYEQVLSRHPGKTARFNLALVQWKLHKESLALATLRPLLKDARQESVMTLGALLAEDTGDTPLAVKLLRAAIAAEPRDEMNYLEFAQIAFDHRSPQVGIDMLNAGLTQLPNAAQLYLARGVLEVQISHFNAAIADFQRAHKLAPQLSLAMDAMGIMESQQYKQTSALQLYRKEARSHPKDGLLQYLYAEALSEANPTKDASIEAIAAARKSVESEPGYAPARDLLALLYLRIHNSQQALKEAQTALKINPSDQVALYHEIMACRQLGQKTQVQELVKRLAVMRTEKARQQKTGHRYVLQDEITHTKP; from the coding sequence ATGGTCATTGTGAAGAAGCGTAGAGAGGTGAGCAGCAAAGCAGGTTCCGCAGTTGTTTGCCTTGCGCTCGCCTGGATCATGGTGCCGTCTCATCCTGCCCGCGCCCAGAGCGCCGAACAGGGCACGCAGCAAGTCGTTCAGTTCCTGCAACAGCATGAGTATCGCCAGTCGCTGTCGCAAGCCGATCAGTTGCTTACGACGGCCCCGCGGGACTGCAGGCTGCTCTCACTGCGCGGCATGGCCTTAACTGGTCTGCAAAAGTCCGTGGAAGCGGAGCAGTCTTTCAAGCAGGCGCTGCGCAACTGTCCAAACGATTTGCTGGCTCTTGAAGGTGCGGCGCAGATTGCGTATGCGCAGCGGCAGCGGCAGGACGCGGTATTGCTCCTTCAGCGGATACTGAGAATCAATCCTGAGAATATGACAGCAAATGCTATGCTCGCCTCTATCTACCGATCAAGCGGAAAATGCGAGAAGGCTCTGCCGTATTTTGCCGCCAGTGCGCAGATGTTTCCTCAGAGGCCGCAGTACCAACAGGCGTATGCCTATTGTCTTGCTGACACTGCTCACTACGCCCAAGCGGCCGCGAACTATGAGCAGGTGTTGAGCCGACATCCCGGCAAGACAGCACGCTTCAATCTGGCCCTGGTGCAATGGAAGCTGCACAAAGAATCATTGGCGCTGGCGACCTTGAGACCCTTGCTCAAAGATGCGCGACAGGAGTCGGTCATGACTCTCGGCGCGCTGTTGGCTGAGGATACCGGCGACACTCCTCTCGCGGTAAAGTTATTGCGGGCAGCGATTGCGGCGGAGCCACGGGATGAGATGAACTATCTTGAGTTCGCTCAGATCGCCTTTGATCATCGTTCGCCGCAGGTGGGCATTGATATGCTAAACGCCGGACTCACGCAATTGCCAAATGCTGCGCAGCTATACCTGGCCCGTGGGGTGCTGGAAGTTCAGATATCTCATTTCAACGCGGCCATTGCGGACTTTCAAAGGGCTCATAAGCTTGCGCCACAGCTTTCGCTGGCAATGGATGCGATGGGCATCATGGAAAGTCAGCAATACAAGCAGACTTCAGCTTTACAGTTATACCGCAAAGAAGCCAGGTCGCATCCGAAGGACGGTCTGTTGCAATATTTGTATGCTGAGGCGCTCTCAGAGGCGAACCCAACAAAAGATGCGAGTATAGAAGCGATTGCAGCCGCAAGGAAATCGGTGGAGTCTGAGCCCGGTTATGCGCCGGCGCGAGATCTGTTGGCGCTCTTGTATCTGCGCATCCACAATTCTCAGCAAGCACTCAAAGAGGCACAGACGGCATTGAAGATTAACCCTTCGGATCAGGTCGCCCTCTACCACGAGATTATGGCCTGTCGCCAGTTGGGCCAGAAGACTCAAGTGCAGGAATTGGTGAAGCGGCTCGCAGTCATGCGCACTGAGAAGGCTCGGCAGCAGAAGACCGGCCACCGGTACGTACTGCAAGATGAGATAACTCACACGAAACCGTAA